The following are from one region of the Biomphalaria glabrata chromosome 12, xgBioGlab47.1, whole genome shotgun sequence genome:
- the LOC106053851 gene encoding protein pelota homolog, producing MKLTNRSIDKNNCGSVTLVPEEPEDMWHTYNLVSVGDTIRSTTIRKVQTESATGSVNVNKVRTTLTIQVESIDFDTQACVLRVSGRNVQENQYVKMGAYHTLLLEMNRQFTLTKQEWDSVALDRIDTACDPAQHADLMAIIMQEGIAHVCLVTPSMTLVRAKIETNIPRKRKGMCDQHTKGLYRFYDQIIQAFQRHVNFDIVKCVLIASPGFVKDQFADYLFAQAVKSDDKTILENKSKFILVHSSSGFKHSLKEVLADPAISVKLADTKAAGEVKALDDFYTMLQTDPNRAYYGIKHCERAAEQQAIEVLMVSDELFRAQNVAQRKRYVSLVDSVKENGAEVKIFSSLHVSGEQLGQLTGVAAILRFPMPDEDEDEDQAEDSDND from the exons atgaaacTAACAAATCGAAGTATTGATAAGAACAACTGCGG GTCAGTGACATTAGTGCCAGAAGAGCCTGAAGACATGTGGCACACTTACAATCTTGTTTCAGTTGGAGATACAATCAGATCAACAACCATTCG AAAAGTTCAGACTGAATCAGCGACAGGAAGtgtaaatgtcaacaaagtgcGTACAACTCTTACCATTCAAGTGGAGAGCATCGACTTTGATACTCAAGCATGTGTTCTCAGAGTCAGTGGTAGAAATGTTCAGGAGAACCAATATGTGAAG ATGGGAGCTTACCACACTTTACTACTTGAGATGAACCGTCAGTTCACATTAACCAAACAGGAATGGGATAGTGTTGCCTTGGACAGAATAG ACACAGCCTGTGATCCAGCCCAGCATGCCGATCTTATGGCCATCATCATGCAGGAGGGTATAGCTCATGTTTGTCTGGTCACCCCTAGCATGACCTTGGTTAGGGCTAAAATAGAGACCAACATCCCCAGGAAAAGAAAAGGCATGTGTGATCAGCATACAAAG GGTCTGTATAGATTTTATGATCAGATCATTCAAGCTTTTCAACGTCATGTGAACTTTGACA TTGTGAAATGTGTTTTGATAGCAAGTCCTGGATTTGTCAAG GATCAGTTTGCTGACTACTTGTTTGCTCAAGCTGTGAAGTCAGATGATAAAACTATCCTAGAGAACAAATCCAAGTTTATTTTGGTGCACTCCTCTTCAGGGTTCAAGCATTCTTTGAAAG AAGTCCTTGCTGACCCAGCTATATCTGTCAAGCTTGCTGACACTAAAGCAGCCGGAGAGGTGAAAGCATTGGATGACTTCTATACCATGCTCCAGACTGACCCTAACCGAGCCTATTATGG AATCAAACATTGTGAGAGAGCAGCAGAGCAACAAGCTATTGAGGTGTTGATGGTATCAGATGAACTCTTTAG AGCTCAAAATGTTGCTCAGAGAAAGAGATATGTGTCCCTTGTTGATTCTGTAAAAGAAAATGGCGCTGAAGTGAAAATTTTTTCCAGCCTCCACGTGTCTGGTGAAC